One genomic segment of Kocuria rhizophila DC2201 includes these proteins:
- a CDS encoding NAD(P)H-quinone dehydrogenase, translating to MTVQREFADQKLVIIGGGPGGYEAALVAASLGADVTVVEEQGMGGSAVLTDVVPSKTLIASADTMNRFASARDLGVHVGDDLDATEELNNLRVDLDKVNVRLLRLAATQSRDIKRGLERVGVRVVQGRGKIVDRHTVVVEPTDDEPYELTADVVIVSVGAHPRELDTAKPDGERIFNWKQIYQLTEIPEKLIVVGSGVTGAEFASAYNGLGSEVTLVSSREQVLPGSDTDAAQVLENVFERRGLRVLSRSRADAVENTGDGVRVTLSDGRKIRGTHCLLAVGSIPNTADMGLEEAGVAMTESGHIRVDTVSRTTAPGIYAAGDCTGVMPLASVAAMQGRIAVAHILGDTVHPLRTDEVASNIFTSPEIASVGITQQDVEADPTMFTGMTMNLATNPRAKMMAVEDGFVKIFARRGSGTVMGGVVVGPRASELIFPIALAVTHRLGVDDLSDTFAVYPSLSGTIAEAARRLHVHR from the coding sequence ATGACTGTGCAGAGGGAATTCGCGGACCAGAAGCTCGTGATCATCGGCGGCGGCCCCGGTGGCTACGAGGCCGCTCTCGTGGCGGCGTCGCTCGGAGCGGACGTCACCGTGGTGGAGGAGCAGGGCATGGGCGGTTCCGCCGTGCTCACGGACGTGGTGCCGTCCAAGACGCTCATCGCCTCCGCGGACACCATGAACCGCTTCGCCTCCGCGCGTGACCTCGGCGTGCACGTGGGCGACGACCTCGACGCCACCGAGGAGCTCAACAACCTGCGCGTGGACCTGGACAAGGTCAACGTGCGCCTGCTGCGCCTGGCGGCCACCCAGTCCCGTGACATCAAGCGCGGCCTGGAGCGCGTGGGCGTGCGCGTGGTCCAGGGCCGCGGGAAGATCGTGGACCGCCACACCGTGGTGGTGGAGCCCACCGACGACGAGCCCTACGAGCTCACCGCGGACGTGGTCATCGTCTCCGTGGGCGCGCACCCGCGCGAGCTGGACACCGCCAAGCCGGACGGCGAGCGGATCTTCAACTGGAAGCAGATCTACCAGCTCACCGAGATCCCCGAGAAGCTCATCGTGGTGGGCTCCGGCGTGACCGGTGCGGAGTTCGCCTCCGCGTACAACGGGCTGGGCTCCGAGGTCACCCTGGTCTCCTCGCGCGAGCAGGTGCTCCCGGGCTCGGACACGGACGCCGCCCAGGTGCTCGAGAACGTCTTCGAGCGCCGCGGCCTGCGCGTGCTCTCCCGCTCCCGCGCGGACGCCGTGGAGAACACCGGCGACGGCGTGCGGGTGACCCTCTCGGACGGCCGCAAGATCCGCGGCACCCACTGCCTGCTGGCCGTGGGCTCCATCCCCAACACCGCGGACATGGGCCTCGAGGAGGCCGGGGTGGCCATGACCGAGTCCGGCCACATCCGCGTGGACACCGTCTCCCGCACCACCGCCCCCGGCATCTACGCCGCGGGCGACTGCACCGGGGTCATGCCGCTGGCCTCCGTGGCCGCCATGCAGGGGCGCATCGCCGTGGCCCACATCCTGGGCGACACCGTCCACCCGCTGCGCACGGACGAGGTGGCCTCCAACATCTTCACCTCCCCAGAGATCGCGTCCGTGGGTATCACCCAGCAGGACGTCGAGGCGGACCCCACCATGTTCACCGGGATGACCATGAACCTGGCCACCAACCCGCGCGCCAAGATGATGGCAGTGGAGGACGGCTTCGTGAAGATCTTCGCCCGCCGCGGCAGCGGCACCGTGATGGGCGGCGTGGTGGTGGGCCCGCGCGCCTCCGAGCTGATCTTCCCGATCGCCCTCGCCGTCACGCACCGCCTGGGCGTTGACGACCTCTCGGACACCTTCGCGGTCTACCCGTCCCTGTCCGGCACGATCGCCGAGGCCGCCCGCCGCCTGCACGTCCACCGCTGA
- a CDS encoding acetyl/propionyl/methylcrotonyl-CoA carboxylase subunit alpha, translating to MTTTSRQQEAATATRPITKVLVANRGEIAVRVIRAARDEGIASVAVYADPDRDALHVRMADEAHSLGGTTAADSYLQIDKVLDAARRSGADAIHPGYGFLSENAEFAAAVISAGLTWIGPPPAAIAQLGDKVAARHIAEKVDAPQVPGTADPVTSAQEVLDFVDEHGLPIAIKAAFGGGGRGIKVVRERDAIPELYESAVREATAAFGRGECFVERFLDAPRHVETQCLADQYGNVVVVSTRDCSLQRRNQKLVEEAPAPFLTEEQNRRLYESSKAILREADYQGAGTCEFLVGQDGTISFLEVNTRLQVEHPVSEEVSGLDLVREQFRIARGEALGYGDPGIRGHSFEFRINGEDAGRNFMPSPGTLTTFTVPSGPGVRVDSGVEAGETVGGNFDSMLAKLIVTGATRTQALERSRRALQELSIEGMPTVVPFHRAVVSDPAFAPADGTPFTVHTRWIETEFDNRIEPFTAAPEPSAEEPERQSIVVEVGGKRLEVTIPQLAGAARPAAAAQPKARKQRGTRGGSAARGASGDELTSPMQGTIVKIAASNGDEVSEGDLIVVLEAMKMEQPLTAHKAGVLKGLEISEGDTVSAGTVLATITS from the coding sequence GTGACCACCACCTCGCGGCAGCAAGAGGCCGCCACCGCAACCCGCCCCATCACCAAGGTCCTCGTGGCCAACCGGGGGGAGATCGCGGTGCGCGTGATCCGCGCCGCCCGTGACGAGGGCATTGCCTCGGTGGCCGTGTATGCGGACCCGGACCGGGACGCCCTGCACGTCCGCATGGCGGACGAGGCCCACTCCCTGGGCGGCACCACAGCCGCGGACTCGTACCTGCAGATCGACAAGGTGCTCGACGCCGCACGGCGCTCGGGCGCGGACGCCATCCACCCCGGCTACGGCTTTCTGTCCGAGAACGCGGAGTTCGCGGCGGCCGTGATCAGCGCCGGGCTCACCTGGATCGGCCCGCCGCCCGCGGCGATTGCCCAGCTGGGTGACAAGGTCGCGGCCCGCCACATCGCGGAGAAGGTCGACGCCCCGCAGGTCCCCGGCACCGCGGACCCCGTGACCTCGGCCCAGGAGGTGCTCGACTTCGTGGACGAGCACGGCCTGCCGATCGCCATCAAGGCCGCATTCGGCGGCGGTGGCCGAGGCATCAAGGTGGTCCGCGAACGCGATGCCATCCCCGAGCTCTACGAGTCCGCCGTGCGCGAGGCCACCGCGGCCTTCGGACGTGGCGAGTGCTTCGTGGAGCGCTTCCTGGACGCGCCCCGCCACGTGGAGACCCAGTGCCTCGCGGACCAGTACGGCAACGTGGTCGTGGTCTCCACCCGCGACTGCTCGCTGCAGCGCCGCAACCAGAAGCTCGTGGAGGAGGCTCCCGCCCCGTTCCTCACTGAGGAGCAAAACCGCCGGCTCTACGAGTCCTCCAAGGCCATCCTGCGGGAGGCCGACTACCAGGGCGCCGGAACCTGCGAGTTCCTCGTGGGCCAGGACGGCACCATCTCCTTCCTGGAGGTCAACACCCGGCTGCAGGTGGAGCACCCCGTGTCCGAGGAGGTCTCCGGACTGGACCTGGTCCGCGAGCAGTTCCGCATCGCCCGCGGCGAGGCCCTGGGCTACGGGGACCCCGGGATCCGCGGTCACAGCTTCGAGTTCCGCATCAACGGTGAGGACGCCGGACGCAACTTCATGCCCTCCCCCGGCACGTTGACCACGTTCACGGTGCCCTCGGGACCCGGTGTGCGCGTGGACTCCGGCGTGGAGGCCGGTGAGACCGTGGGCGGGAACTTCGACTCGATGCTCGCCAAGCTCATCGTCACCGGCGCCACCCGCACCCAGGCCCTCGAGCGCTCGCGCCGTGCGCTGCAGGAGCTGAGCATCGAAGGCATGCCCACCGTGGTGCCGTTCCACCGTGCGGTGGTCTCCGATCCGGCGTTCGCCCCGGCGGACGGCACCCCGTTCACCGTGCACACCCGGTGGATCGAGACCGAGTTCGACAACCGGATCGAGCCCTTCACGGCCGCGCCCGAGCCCTCCGCGGAGGAGCCTGAGCGGCAGAGCATCGTGGTGGAGGTCGGCGGCAAGCGCCTCGAGGTGACCATACCCCAGCTCGCGGGGGCCGCCCGCCCGGCCGCTGCGGCCCAGCCCAAGGCCCGCAAGCAGCGCGGCACGCGCGGCGGCTCCGCGGCCCGTGGCGCCTCGGGGGACGAGCTGACCTCGCCCATGCAGGGCACCATTGTCAAGATCGCCGCGTCCAACGGGGACGAAGTCTCCGAGGGGGACCTGATCGTCGTGCTCGAGGCCATGAAGATGGAGCAGCCCCTGACCGCCCACAAGGCCGGCGTGCTCAAGGGACTGGAGATCTCCGAGGGGGACACCGTCTCCGCCGGGACCGTGCTGGCCACCATCACGTCCTGA
- a CDS encoding Maf family protein — translation MHPALVLASQSPARASLLERAHIPYRAIVSHVDEDALVAAETPETPPQTALLLARAKAEAVAALPEAEGRLVLGCDSVFELDGAPYGKPYEPDVAIERISAMSGRTGTLHTGHWLVDARTGEASGNGLICSADVHFASMTREEIEDYVATGEPLQVAGSFTLDGRGSQFIERVDGDPNAVIGLSLSTLRTLLAGVGIRASSWWGAAVQGGAQ, via the coding sequence GTGCACCCCGCTCTCGTCCTGGCCTCACAATCACCGGCGCGCGCATCCCTGTTGGAGCGCGCACACATCCCGTACCGCGCCATCGTCTCCCACGTGGATGAGGACGCCCTCGTGGCCGCGGAGACCCCCGAGACCCCTCCGCAGACGGCACTGTTGCTCGCCCGCGCCAAGGCGGAGGCCGTCGCAGCGCTTCCGGAAGCGGAGGGGCGGCTCGTGCTGGGTTGCGACTCCGTGTTCGAGCTCGACGGCGCCCCCTACGGCAAGCCGTACGAGCCGGACGTCGCGATCGAGCGCATCAGCGCCATGAGCGGGCGCACTGGCACGCTGCACACGGGCCACTGGCTCGTGGACGCGCGCACGGGCGAGGCATCCGGCAACGGCCTGATCTGCTCCGCGGACGTGCACTTCGCCTCCATGACGCGCGAGGAGATCGAGGACTACGTGGCCACGGGTGAGCCCCTCCAGGTCGCGGGCTCCTTCACCTTGGACGGGCGGGGATCCCAGTTCATCGAACGGGTGGACGGGGATCCGAACGCCGTGATCGGGCTGAGCCTGTCCACCCTGCGTACCCTGCTCGCCGGGGTAGGGATCCGGGCGTCCTCGTGGTGGGGTGCCGCAGTACAGGGTGGGGCGCAATGA
- a CDS encoding acetaldehyde dehydrogenase ExaC — MSVYTQPGNDGSVVTFKPRYEHFIGGQWVAPVKGQYFEDVTPVTGQAFTEVGRGTAEDIEAALDAAWAAAPSWNASTPTQRAIMLNRIADRMEENLEVIAVAETWDNGKPVRETLNADIPLAIDHFRYFAGAIRAQEGRLSQLDEDTVAYHFHEPLGVVGQIIPWNFPILMAVWKLAPALAAGNCVVLKPAEQTPASILVLMELIQDLVPDGVVNIVNGFGVECGKPLASNKRIRKIAFTGETTTGRLIMQYASENIIPVTLELGGKSPNIFFEDVAQQKDGFYDKALEGFAFFALNQGEICTCPSRALIQESMYDQFLADGVDRVSRITAGNPLDTDTMIGAQASTDQLEKILSYLDIGKKEGAKVLIGGERAELEGDLAGGYYVQPTVFEGTNDMRIFQEEIFGPVLSVAKFGSYDDAISIANDTLYGLGAGVWARSGNTAYRAGRAIQSGRVWVNQYHSYPAHSAFGGYKSSGIGRENHLMMLDHYQQTKNMLVSYTENAQGFF, encoded by the coding sequence ATGAGCGTGTACACACAGCCCGGCAATGACGGCTCGGTCGTCACCTTCAAGCCCCGCTACGAGCACTTCATCGGAGGCCAGTGGGTGGCGCCGGTCAAGGGTCAGTACTTCGAGGACGTCACCCCGGTCACGGGCCAGGCGTTCACAGAGGTCGGGCGCGGAACCGCGGAGGACATCGAGGCCGCGCTGGACGCGGCCTGGGCCGCCGCACCGTCGTGGAACGCCTCCACGCCCACGCAGCGCGCGATCATGCTCAACAGGATCGCGGACCGCATGGAGGAGAACCTCGAGGTGATCGCCGTCGCCGAGACCTGGGACAACGGCAAGCCGGTCCGCGAGACCCTCAACGCGGACATCCCCCTGGCCATCGACCACTTCCGATACTTCGCCGGTGCGATCCGCGCGCAGGAAGGGCGGCTGTCCCAGCTGGACGAGGACACCGTGGCGTACCACTTCCATGAGCCCCTCGGTGTCGTCGGCCAGATCATCCCCTGGAACTTCCCCATCCTTATGGCCGTGTGGAAGCTCGCCCCGGCGCTGGCCGCCGGCAACTGCGTGGTGCTCAAGCCCGCCGAGCAGACTCCCGCCTCGATCCTCGTGCTGATGGAGCTGATCCAGGACCTCGTCCCGGACGGCGTGGTGAACATCGTCAACGGCTTCGGCGTCGAGTGCGGCAAGCCGCTCGCGTCCAACAAGCGCATCCGCAAGATCGCGTTCACCGGTGAGACCACCACGGGCCGACTCATCATGCAGTACGCGTCCGAGAACATCATCCCGGTCACCCTGGAACTCGGGGGCAAGTCGCCCAACATCTTCTTCGAGGACGTCGCCCAGCAGAAGGACGGCTTCTACGACAAGGCCCTGGAAGGCTTCGCGTTCTTCGCTCTGAACCAGGGTGAGATCTGCACGTGCCCGTCGCGAGCGCTGATCCAGGAATCGATGTACGACCAGTTCCTCGCGGACGGGGTCGACCGCGTCTCTCGCATCACCGCCGGCAACCCGCTCGACACCGACACCATGATCGGCGCGCAGGCCTCCACGGACCAGCTCGAGAAGATCCTGTCCTACCTGGACATCGGCAAGAAGGAGGGAGCGAAGGTGCTCATCGGCGGCGAGCGCGCTGAGCTCGAGGGCGACCTCGCGGGCGGCTACTACGTGCAGCCCACCGTGTTCGAGGGCACCAACGACATGCGCATCTTCCAGGAGGAGATCTTCGGTCCGGTGCTCTCGGTAGCGAAGTTCGGCTCGTACGACGACGCTATCTCGATCGCCAACGACACCCTCTACGGTCTGGGCGCCGGTGTGTGGGCTCGTAGCGGCAACACCGCCTACCGCGCCGGCAGGGCCATCCAGTCCGGGCGCGTGTGGGTGAACCAGTACCACAGCTACCCCGCGCACTCCGCGTTCGGCGGCTACAAGTCCTCGGGCATTGGCAGGGAGAACCACCTCATGATGCTCGACCACTACCAGCAGACCAAGAACATGCTCGTGAGCTACACCGAGAACGCGCAGGGCTTCTTCTAG
- a CDS encoding MFS transporter, with translation MSSTASTVGPGSPPLSERVPRGRVILASLVGTTIEFYDFYVYATAAVAVFPALFFTGNDDTAKLLASMATFAAAFFGRPIGSVIFGHFGDRIGRKATLIGALLTMGIATFLIGVLPTYYQIGVWAPLILTILRFCQGLGLGGEWSGASLLATEYAEEGKRARAAMWPQLGAPFGFILANGFFLLLTVAMQFGTAGHDLGTGHPFLVWGWRIPFLASVVMVLLGLWVRVKLEETPVFKHAEKQGEKVTAPVLEVFKTSWVQIVQGTFIMLATYVLFYLMTAWILSYGIGKPAGGGLGIQYRTFLVLQLLAVLLFAAMVPVSGWLADRFGRRSSQLVITSLILVFGLTFGLIMDPSLVGTGEDASLLRVLFFLTVGMTLMGLTFGSMSAILPELFPTNVRYTGSGIAYNVASILGAAITPYIAVTLNANFGVGSVGLYLSFAAVITLVALWFSPETRHVDMNTVGAARVVVE, from the coding sequence ATGTCTTCGACCGCGTCCACCGTGGGCCCCGGTTCACCCCCATTGAGCGAGCGCGTGCCCCGGGGCCGCGTGATCCTGGCGTCCCTGGTGGGCACCACGATCGAGTTCTACGACTTCTACGTCTACGCGACGGCCGCGGTGGCGGTGTTTCCCGCCCTGTTCTTCACGGGCAACGACGACACCGCCAAGCTGCTGGCCTCGATGGCCACGTTCGCCGCGGCGTTCTTCGGCCGGCCCATCGGCTCCGTGATCTTCGGGCACTTCGGGGACCGCATCGGGCGCAAGGCCACCCTGATCGGTGCGCTGCTGACCATGGGCATCGCCACGTTCCTCATCGGCGTGCTGCCCACGTACTACCAGATCGGCGTGTGGGCGCCTCTGATCCTCACGATCCTGCGCTTCTGCCAGGGTCTGGGTCTGGGCGGCGAGTGGTCGGGGGCGTCCCTACTGGCCACCGAGTACGCCGAGGAGGGCAAGCGGGCGCGGGCGGCCATGTGGCCCCAGCTGGGTGCGCCGTTCGGGTTCATCCTGGCCAACGGCTTCTTCCTGCTGCTGACCGTGGCCATGCAGTTCGGCACGGCGGGCCATGATCTCGGCACCGGCCACCCGTTCCTGGTGTGGGGCTGGCGCATCCCTTTCCTGGCCTCCGTGGTCATGGTGCTGCTGGGCCTGTGGGTGCGCGTGAAGCTCGAGGAGACCCCCGTGTTCAAGCACGCGGAGAAGCAGGGTGAGAAGGTCACCGCTCCCGTGCTGGAGGTCTTCAAGACCTCGTGGGTGCAGATCGTGCAGGGCACGTTCATCATGCTGGCCACCTACGTGCTGTTCTACCTGATGACCGCGTGGATCCTCTCCTACGGCATCGGCAAGCCCGCCGGAGGTGGGCTGGGCATCCAGTACCGCACCTTCCTGGTGCTGCAGCTGCTGGCCGTGCTGCTCTTCGCGGCCATGGTGCCGGTGTCCGGGTGGCTCGCGGACCGCTTCGGCCGCCGCTCCTCGCAGCTGGTGATCACGTCCCTGATCCTGGTCTTCGGCCTCACGTTCGGGCTCATCATGGACCCCTCGCTCGTGGGCACCGGTGAGGACGCCTCCCTGCTGCGCGTGCTGTTCTTCCTGACCGTGGGCATGACCCTCATGGGCCTCACGTTCGGCTCGATGTCCGCGATCCTGCCCGAGCTGTTCCCCACCAACGTGCGCTACACCGGTTCCGGGATCGCGTACAACGTGGCCTCGATCCTGGGCGCGGCCATCACGCCGTACATTGCCGTGACGCTCAACGCGAACTTCGGTGTGGGCTCGGTGGGGCTGTACCTCTCCTTCGCGGCAGTCATCACCCTGGTGGCCCTGTGGTTCTCCCCCGAGACCCGCCACGTGGACATGAACACCGTGGGTGCCGCGCGGGTGGTCGTGGAGTAG
- a CDS encoding DUF779 domain-containing protein, with translation MSTPSSPADPSPADIADPEHPVVLEATAAVPGETASRVGFTRPAVALLQELWEHHGPLMFHQSGGCCDGSSPMCFPAGEFRTGAADVLLGTARLPSPTGEDLGGLEFWISAEQFEYWRHTRLVIDAVPGRGGGFSLEAPTGRRFLTRSELCGIEVY, from the coding sequence ATGAGCACCCCTTCATCACCGGCGGACCCGTCCCCGGCGGACATCGCGGATCCCGAACACCCCGTGGTGCTCGAGGCGACCGCTGCGGTACCCGGTGAGACCGCCTCACGGGTCGGTTTCACCCGGCCCGCGGTGGCCCTGTTGCAGGAACTGTGGGAGCACCATGGACCCCTCATGTTCCACCAGTCCGGGGGATGCTGTGACGGTTCCTCGCCCATGTGCTTCCCCGCCGGTGAGTTCCGCACGGGCGCGGCCGATGTCCTGCTGGGCACTGCCCGGTTGCCGTCCCCGACCGGCGAGGATCTCGGGGGCCTGGAGTTCTGGATCTCCGCCGAGCAGTTCGAGTACTGGCGGCACACGCGGTTAGTAATCGACGCCGTTCCCGGCCGCGGTGGGGGCTTCTCCCTCGAGGCCCCCACGGGCCGGCGCTTCCTCACCCGCAGCGAACTGTGTGGGATCGAGGTGTACTGA
- a CDS encoding purine-nucleoside phosphorylase, translated as MTETTAQDPFELAQQAADVLRERTGVARHKIALTLGSGWGGAADLLGETVAEIPAHEVPGFSKPALEGHGGTLRSIRLPDGEHALVIGARTHFYEGKGVRAVSHGVRTAAAAGAQYMILTNGCGGLNPDWVPGTPVLISDHLNLTARSPLEGATFVDLTDLYSQRLRELARTVDPSLDEGVYAQFPGPHYETPAEVQMAKVLGADLVGMSTALEAIAARQAGLEILGMSLVTNAAAGISPEALSHEEVLEAGRAAGPRISRLLAEIVGKL; from the coding sequence ATGACTGAGACCACGGCCCAGGATCCCTTCGAACTCGCCCAGCAGGCCGCCGACGTCCTGCGTGAGCGCACCGGTGTGGCGCGGCACAAGATCGCCCTGACCCTCGGTTCCGGGTGGGGAGGTGCCGCGGACCTGCTCGGGGAGACCGTGGCCGAGATCCCCGCGCACGAGGTCCCCGGCTTCTCCAAGCCCGCCCTGGAGGGCCACGGCGGCACGCTGCGCTCCATCCGGCTGCCGGACGGCGAGCACGCCCTGGTGATCGGGGCGCGCACCCACTTCTACGAGGGCAAGGGCGTGCGCGCGGTGTCCCACGGGGTGCGCACCGCGGCGGCGGCCGGAGCGCAGTACATGATCCTCACCAACGGCTGCGGCGGGCTCAACCCGGACTGGGTTCCAGGCACGCCGGTGCTGATCAGCGACCACCTCAACCTCACGGCCCGCTCCCCGCTGGAGGGCGCCACGTTCGTGGACCTCACGGACCTCTACTCCCAGCGGCTGCGCGAGCTGGCCCGCACCGTGGACCCGTCCCTGGATGAGGGTGTCTACGCGCAGTTCCCCGGCCCGCACTACGAGACCCCCGCCGAGGTGCAGATGGCCAAGGTGCTCGGCGCGGACCTCGTGGGCATGTCCACCGCGCTGGAGGCCATCGCGGCCCGCCAGGCCGGGCTGGAGATCCTCGGCATGTCCCTGGTGACCAACGCGGCCGCGGGCATCAGCCCCGAGGCGCTGTCCCACGAGGAGGTCCTCGAGGCCGGCCGGGCCGCCGGTCCGCGCATCTCCCGGCTGCTCGCGGAGATCGTGGGCAAGCTCTGA
- a CDS encoding nuclear transport factor 2 family protein, translated as MFEDHHQRVFRADEPDRLWRRDITEHWTREGALYCCAIKDVFSNRVVGHSISNWMTAKLAVHAVRNALARRGDVAGCLLHAARGQRPQITDTSDPRSRSHHMTRTRNPIPPFTAKTAARKVQAAEDAWNTRDPETVAQAYSVDTAWRNRDQTITGRDQVIAFLTAKWDRELDYQLRKNLWAFTEDQIAVRFQYEWHDHDGQWWRSYGNELWRFDAQGYMTHREASINDRPIGQEERRVTPGHGELPTW; from the coding sequence GTGTTCGAAGACCACCACCAGCGGGTCTTCCGCGCCGACGAGCCGGACCGGCTCTGGCGGAGAGATATCACGGAGCATTGGACGAGGGAGGGCGCGCTCTACTGTTGCGCGATCAAAGATGTGTTCTCCAACCGCGTCGTCGGACACTCCATCTCGAACTGGATGACCGCGAAACTTGCCGTCCACGCGGTCCGCAACGCACTCGCCCGCCGAGGCGACGTCGCCGGGTGCCTGCTGCACGCCGCCCGTGGCCAACGCCCGCAAATCACTGACACATCCGATCCCAGGTCAAGGAGCCATCACATGACCCGAACCCGTAACCCCATCCCACCGTTCACCGCCAAAACCGCCGCCCGCAAGGTACAGGCCGCCGAAGACGCCTGGAATACTCGAGACCCCGAGACGGTCGCCCAGGCCTACAGCGTCGATACCGCGTGGCGAAACCGTGACCAGACGATCACCGGTCGGGACCAGGTGATTGCCTTCCTCACCGCCAAGTGGGATCGGGAACTCGACTATCAACTCCGCAAGAACCTGTGGGCGTTCACCGAGGATCAGATCGCCGTGCGGTTCCAGTACGAGTGGCACGACCATGACGGCCAGTGGTGGCGCTCCTACGGCAATGAGCTGTGGCGTTTCGACGCACAGGGCTACATGACCCATCGCGAGGCCAGCATCAACGACCGTCCCATCGGTCAGGAGGAGCGACGCGTCACCCCAGGTCACGGCGAACTTCCCACCTGGTGA
- a CDS encoding SDR family oxidoreductase, which translates to MSIVITGATGQLGRQVVETLLERNVPPQEIVAAGRAVEKIADLAQRGVHVRKMDYTDAASVGKAIKGASKVLLISGSEVGQRVEQHRTVIEAAQREGIELVAYTSIANADGSGMKLAVEHQATETLLKQSGVPFVLLRNSWYLENYTDQLPGVLAQGALVGSAGNGRVSAASRADYAQAAAAVLLADDQAGRIYELGGDKPFTMAELAAEISAAAGKHISYQDLPPREYAAMLVRVGVPEGGAEILADSDLGIARGDLLVNSGDLNRLIGRPATSMAEAVRSAVAAI; encoded by the coding sequence ATGAGCATCGTTATCACCGGAGCTACCGGCCAGCTTGGCCGCCAGGTCGTGGAGACACTGCTGGAGCGCAACGTTCCGCCGCAGGAGATTGTGGCCGCAGGGCGTGCAGTTGAGAAGATCGCGGATCTGGCACAGCGCGGTGTCCATGTAAGGAAGATGGACTACACCGATGCGGCCTCCGTAGGAAAGGCCATAAAGGGGGCCAGCAAAGTCCTCCTGATCTCAGGTTCCGAGGTGGGCCAGCGGGTGGAGCAGCACCGTACCGTGATCGAGGCCGCTCAGCGCGAGGGTATCGAGCTGGTCGCCTACACGAGCATCGCCAACGCAGACGGCAGTGGGATGAAGCTGGCCGTCGAGCACCAAGCCACCGAGACCCTCCTGAAGCAGTCCGGCGTTCCTTTCGTCCTGTTGCGCAACAGCTGGTATCTGGAGAACTACACCGACCAATTGCCGGGCGTGCTCGCTCAGGGTGCCCTCGTCGGCAGTGCCGGCAATGGTCGGGTGAGCGCCGCCTCCCGCGCAGACTATGCCCAGGCGGCCGCCGCGGTGCTGCTGGCCGACGACCAGGCCGGCAGGATCTATGAGCTCGGCGGTGACAAGCCATTCACCATGGCCGAGCTTGCGGCAGAGATCAGCGCCGCGGCCGGCAAGCACATCTCCTACCAGGACCTGCCGCCGCGCGAATACGCCGCAATGCTCGTCAGGGTCGGAGTGCCCGAGGGGGGCGCGGAAATCCTCGCAGATTCTGATCTGGGAATAGCCCGCGGAGACCTCCTGGTGAACTCTGGAGACCTGAACAGGCTTATCGGACGCCCGGCCACGTCCATGGCTGAGGCTGTTCGTTCGGCTGTCGCCGCAATCTAA